The following coding sequences lie in one Heyndrickxia oleronia genomic window:
- a CDS encoding VOC family protein, which translates to MKVKRIVYNVETKDISKAKYFYGEVLGLDQLMDMGFITTYGSYEKMDIQISFLSEGGSGTPVPDLSIEVDDLDHALTRVIEAEIPIEYGPVDEPWGVRRFYVRDPFGKLVNILTHL; encoded by the coding sequence ATGAAGGTCAAACGAATTGTTTATAATGTTGAGACGAAGGACATCTCTAAAGCAAAGTACTTTTACGGGGAAGTACTTGGGCTTGATCAACTGATGGATATGGGATTTATTACAACCTATGGATCATATGAGAAAATGGACATTCAGATTAGCTTTCTTTCAGAAGGAGGCTCCGGGACACCAGTTCCCGATTTGTCCATTGAAGTTGATGATCTTGACCATGCATTAACTAGGGTAATAGAAGCGGAGATTCCCATTGAGTATGGGCCAGTTGATGAGCCATGGGGAGTTCGGCGTTTTTATGTAAGGGATCCATTCGGAAAGCTAGTCAATATTCTTACCCATTTATAG